Proteins from a single region of Verrucomicrobiota bacterium JB022:
- a CDS encoding glycosyltransferase family 4 protein, protein MKILHFIVSRHFAGSEQLALTLALQQQAWGHETWMAGRGGGELSGIVAQSGLRNAQVKISRFWPQWNLRRFVREVGVDIVHLHLTGAVKLAPFFCQLGVPTVAHLHIHKDHPAYHKAVQSGHLISISQATHRYYLEAGLPAERVHLIPNGSGAHLGPWRQQPKEALQVELRQELGLPLVGPLWLHAGRLSAAKGQDLSIEALAKLASRWPDTRLLIAGATNAYQQELEALAQRWKVSDQVRFLGFRPDIQRLMRAADLLLVPSRQEPFGLVVIEGMLLGTPVVTTGVGGIADILREPGMASVVCSGDAEDMADTIAALQADCARRQTIATQAEKVALEYFSSEAMTRQVMQVYEQTLLEHHASKP, encoded by the coding sequence ATGAAGATACTGCATTTCATCGTCTCGCGCCATTTCGCGGGCTCGGAACAACTAGCGTTGACGCTGGCGCTCCAGCAGCAGGCATGGGGGCATGAGACGTGGATGGCGGGACGCGGCGGGGGTGAGCTGTCGGGAATCGTTGCGCAGTCGGGTCTACGCAATGCCCAAGTGAAGATTTCGCGTTTCTGGCCGCAATGGAATCTTCGACGGTTCGTGCGCGAGGTGGGTGTTGATATCGTCCACCTGCATTTAACTGGGGCGGTGAAGCTGGCCCCTTTTTTCTGCCAACTGGGAGTGCCGACGGTTGCCCACCTGCACATCCATAAAGACCATCCGGCTTATCATAAAGCCGTGCAGAGCGGGCATCTGATCAGCATTTCTCAGGCGACACATCGTTATTACCTTGAGGCAGGGCTGCCAGCAGAGCGCGTCCACCTCATCCCGAACGGCAGTGGTGCACATCTTGGCCCTTGGCGGCAACAGCCCAAAGAGGCACTACAGGTGGAGCTGAGGCAAGAGCTTGGGCTGCCCTTAGTTGGTCCGCTCTGGCTACATGCCGGGCGGCTAAGTGCAGCCAAGGGACAGGATTTGTCTATTGAAGCTTTGGCTAAGCTGGCTTCGCGCTGGCCTGATACTCGTCTTTTAATCGCGGGTGCGACAAATGCCTATCAGCAAGAGCTGGAAGCCTTGGCGCAAAGGTGGAAGGTCTCCGATCAAGTGCGCTTCCTTGGGTTTCGGCCCGATATACAGCGTCTGATGCGCGCGGCCGACCTGCTGTTGGTGCCATCGCGTCAGGAGCCGTTTGGATTGGTGGTAATTGAGGGTATGTTGCTCGGCACCCCTGTCGTAACTACTGGCGTAGGAGGCATTGCGGATATCTTGCGCGAACCCGGGATGGCTTCCGTCGTCTGCAGTGGAGATGCCGAAGATATGGCCGACACCATTGCCGCTCTTCAAGCGGACTGCGCTCGCCGCCAAACGATTGCTACCCAAGCCGAAAAGGTGGCGCTGGAGTATTTTTCCAGCGAAGCGATGACCCGGCAGGTCATGCAAGTATACGAGCAGACGCTACTAGAACATCATGCCTCTAAGCCGTAA
- a CDS encoding FecR domain-containing protein, translating into MRFNRSILPVFLFAWLVSGLFAAADQPAIARLLKVSGDYILLNPEGEERQLDGSRQLYEGEVLQTGEDSTGVILFSTGTVATLRPETTIEIVRNRQETVDEAASLKAAQETTPSDVQIKLYNGSVISDVKKLRGDSTYQIHTPLGTAGVRGTLFQTIYITPIINPVQLQPGNLVRNTSFTPSILANFDSNIARLLEARVNALQNRIGSLSIHVFTGGVTYNVGPYGTITQGGNNQTVNISGGQSGFFTPTQQGNNPGPLNVTLTYTPNSIGQEIQFQAQQSRNIVVETNPDTSFSDPLLPDDGGNEGGDDTEVQSPSSGTDDEFEDIDLPDLPGDLEDITQADIES; encoded by the coding sequence ATGAGATTTAACCGTTCAATCCTGCCTGTTTTCCTGTTCGCCTGGCTTGTTTCCGGGCTTTTTGCGGCCGCCGATCAGCCGGCCATCGCTCGCCTTCTCAAAGTCTCGGGCGATTACATATTGCTCAACCCCGAGGGCGAGGAGCGTCAGCTGGATGGGTCGCGTCAACTTTACGAGGGCGAAGTCCTCCAGACCGGTGAAGACAGCACCGGCGTCATCCTCTTCTCGACCGGCACGGTCGCCACCCTGCGGCCTGAGACGACGATCGAGATCGTTCGTAATCGTCAAGAGACCGTCGACGAGGCGGCATCATTGAAAGCCGCCCAAGAGACGACCCCTAGCGATGTTCAGATCAAGCTGTACAACGGTAGCGTCATCTCCGACGTCAAAAAGCTCCGCGGGGACTCCACCTACCAAATCCACACCCCACTTGGCACCGCAGGCGTCCGGGGTACTCTTTTTCAGACGATTTACATAACTCCGATCATCAACCCGGTGCAGCTCCAGCCGGGCAATTTGGTGCGAAATACGTCCTTCACGCCATCCATCCTGGCCAACTTCGATTCGAATATTGCTCGTCTTCTCGAGGCGCGAGTAAATGCCCTCCAGAACAGGATCGGATCTCTATCCATCCATGTATTTACTGGCGGAGTGACTTATAATGTCGGGCCCTATGGGACCATCACCCAAGGGGGCAATAATCAGACGGTTAACATTTCCGGCGGCCAATCGGGGTTCTTTACTCCTACTCAGCAGGGCAATAACCCCGGGCCGCTGAATGTAACGCTCACCTATACGCCGAACAGCATCGGGCAGGAGATCCAATTCCAGGCGCAGCAGTCCCGTAATATTGTGGTCGAGACCAACCCTGATACCAGCTTCTCGGATCCGTTGCTCCCGGATGATGGCGGGAATGAAGGAGGAGACGATACGGAGGTCCAGAGTCCATCCAGCGGCACCGATGACGAATTCGAAGACATCGACTTGCCGGACCTGCCGGGAGATCTGGAAGACATAACGCAGGCTGATATCGAGAGCTAG
- a CDS encoding HAD family phosphatase — protein MKPQAIVFDLDGTLVDTEPTSLRSWHLAAKALNYPLPEDFVDSIIGQNATLIRQRLHEVTPEGFDPEAYFEEARQTYHRLLHDEPVPLKPGAEGMLRWLSSLDIPLAICTSTNRFEAEHKLGSNGLLDYFQGLVCGDEVAHGKPHPEPYLKAAELLKLPPEACIAVEDSPNGVRAAHAAGMRVILIPDMAAIMQEVEALCWQRVDHLDAARACLLAELERQR, from the coding sequence ATGAAGCCGCAAGCCATCGTCTTTGACCTCGACGGCACCCTGGTAGATACCGAGCCGACGAGCCTCCGTAGCTGGCACCTTGCCGCCAAAGCCCTCAACTACCCGCTGCCGGAGGACTTTGTCGACAGCATCATTGGGCAAAACGCGACCCTCATCCGCCAGCGCCTGCACGAGGTGACGCCAGAAGGCTTCGACCCCGAAGCGTACTTCGAAGAAGCCCGCCAGACTTACCACCGCCTGCTGCACGACGAACCGGTGCCGCTCAAGCCCGGGGCCGAAGGCATGTTGCGCTGGCTTTCCAGCCTCGACATCCCATTGGCGATCTGCACCTCCACCAACCGCTTCGAGGCCGAGCACAAGCTGGGCTCCAACGGCCTGCTCGACTACTTCCAAGGGCTCGTGTGCGGCGATGAGGTGGCGCACGGCAAGCCGCATCCCGAGCCGTACCTCAAGGCGGCGGAATTGCTCAAGCTGCCGCCCGAAGCCTGCATCGCGGTCGAAGACAGCCCCAACGGCGTCCGTGCGGCCCACGCCGCTGGCATGCGCGTGATCCTTATCCCCGATATGGCGGCAATCATGCAGGAAGTCGAAGCCCTCTGCTGGCAACGCGTCGACCACCTCGACGCCGCCCGCGCCTGTCTACTCGCTGAGCTGGAGCGGCAGCGGTAG
- a CDS encoding glycosyltransferase family 8 protein, whose product MKISQNPAYPAAEATLPLIVAADRNYVTGLVVTVVSAIRNLDPGWKLDIRVLDSGIGSDYQQQLQKSLAPILGDRHALSFHPICGDLLSSFPITNTYLSPAAYARFQISELFPDLKKAIYSDTDIIINKDLASVFKQELSTSIAACADVRGTLGNTKDALLYNDLGFNAKAPYFNSGFLILDLERIRSLKTSERIAQLCSRAAFNPQQEDQTILNVVHYQDWTKLDPSWNRLIILSENRPRIPYREAVNYHAILKFKPWFYHRNGSYGIIQQFYRYLDMTDWEKRHVDEKRYNVNFTRGAYMRRAIRMWATEYVYQAYGAISGKRILRRA is encoded by the coding sequence ATGAAGATTTCCCAGAATCCCGCATATCCGGCTGCCGAAGCAACTCTCCCTTTGATTGTTGCTGCCGATCGGAACTACGTTACAGGTCTCGTCGTAACGGTCGTTTCAGCCATCCGCAACCTCGATCCAGGCTGGAAGTTGGACATTCGTGTGCTCGATTCGGGCATCGGCTCCGACTATCAGCAACAGCTTCAGAAAAGCCTCGCTCCCATTTTAGGCGACCGACATGCGTTAAGCTTCCATCCGATCTGCGGAGACTTGCTGTCAAGCTTCCCTATCACCAACACCTATTTGAGCCCTGCGGCTTACGCTCGGTTTCAGATCTCGGAACTGTTTCCTGATTTAAAGAAGGCGATCTACAGCGATACGGATATCATCATCAACAAAGATCTGGCCTCGGTTTTCAAGCAGGAGCTATCGACCTCGATTGCGGCTTGTGCCGATGTCCGCGGCACGCTTGGGAATACGAAAGACGCGCTCCTATACAACGATCTCGGTTTCAACGCTAAAGCTCCGTATTTTAATTCGGGCTTTCTCATACTCGACCTGGAGCGTATCAGGAGCCTGAAGACATCCGAACGGATCGCTCAGCTCTGCAGCCGTGCCGCATTTAACCCGCAGCAGGAAGACCAAACGATCCTGAACGTCGTTCATTACCAAGACTGGACAAAACTGGACCCGAGCTGGAACCGGCTTATCATTCTTTCCGAAAACCGTCCACGTATACCTTATCGGGAAGCGGTGAATTACCATGCTATCTTAAAGTTCAAGCCATGGTTTTACCACCGCAACGGTAGCTATGGCATCATTCAGCAGTTTTATCGCTATCTCGACATGACCGACTGGGAAAAACGCCATGTGGACGAAAAACGTTACAACGTGAATTTCACCCGGGGGGCCTACATGCGCCGCGCCATTCGGATGTGGGCGACCGAATACGTTTACCAGGCCTATGGGGCGATTTCTGGTAAACGCATTTTGCGCAGAGCTTAG
- the aroQ gene encoding type II 3-dehydroquinate dehydratase → MKTIAIVNGPNLHRLGQREPGVYGAGTLTDLERQLRSEAEGLGVAVRFFQSNHEGALVDHLWELADAGVAGVVLNPAAYTHTSVALRDAIKGSGLRVIEVHISNVHQREEFRHHSYISAVAAGVICGLGLQGYSLALRALA, encoded by the coding sequence ATGAAGACCATCGCCATTGTCAACGGACCCAACCTGCACCGCCTCGGCCAACGCGAGCCGGGCGTCTACGGCGCAGGCACCCTGACCGATCTCGAGCGTCAACTGCGCTCCGAGGCCGAGGGGCTGGGCGTGGCGGTGCGCTTCTTCCAGAGCAATCACGAAGGCGCGCTGGTCGACCACTTGTGGGAACTGGCCGACGCGGGCGTAGCGGGCGTTGTCCTCAACCCTGCGGCCTACACTCACACTAGCGTGGCCCTGCGCGATGCGATCAAGGGCAGTGGCCTCAGGGTGATCGAGGTGCATATCTCCAACGTGCACCAGCGCGAGGAGTTTCGCCACCACTCCTACATCTCGGCGGTTGCAGCAGGCGTGATCTGCGGCCTGGGCCTGCAGGGTTACTCGCTCGCGCTACGCGCATTGGCGTAA
- a CDS encoding Nif3-like dinuclear metal center hexameric protein, giving the protein MAKLSEVLAFCDQRTRRLEIRDFPGAENGLQIENNGTVTKIGAAVDGGLVPIQRAAEQGVDFLIVHHGMFWSGIKSISGKHYRKIKTAFDANLALYGSHLPLDAHPEIGNNALLAKDLGLEPDERFLPHEGEPIGLLARCPYDRNELARRLQQLFPGPFKQILYGSENPGRVAILTGSGRSALPYLKQHGVDTLVTGELRQEHFTLAQEEGFNLLIGGHYHTETYGVRALAAEVAAKFGLEWTFIETECPL; this is encoded by the coding sequence ATGGCAAAGCTCAGCGAAGTCCTCGCCTTTTGTGATCAACGCACCCGCCGACTCGAGATCCGCGATTTCCCGGGCGCTGAAAACGGTCTGCAGATCGAAAACAACGGCACTGTTACCAAGATCGGTGCCGCCGTCGACGGCGGGCTGGTTCCGATCCAGCGTGCCGCCGAACAGGGGGTCGATTTCCTGATCGTGCACCACGGGATGTTCTGGAGCGGGATCAAGAGCATCTCGGGCAAGCATTACCGCAAGATCAAGACGGCGTTCGACGCCAACCTCGCGCTCTACGGGAGCCATCTGCCTCTCGACGCGCACCCGGAAATCGGCAACAACGCCCTGCTGGCCAAAGATTTGGGGCTGGAGCCCGACGAGCGCTTCCTGCCGCACGAGGGTGAGCCGATCGGGCTGCTGGCGCGCTGCCCATATGACCGCAACGAGCTGGCGCGCCGGTTGCAGCAGCTCTTTCCGGGGCCGTTCAAGCAGATCCTCTACGGTAGTGAAAACCCGGGGCGCGTGGCGATCCTGACCGGAAGCGGACGCAGTGCCCTGCCCTACCTCAAGCAGCACGGCGTCGATACCTTGGTGACGGGTGAGCTGCGGCAGGAGCACTTCACCCTCGCACAGGAGGAGGGCTTCAACCTGTTGATCGGCGGCCACTACCACACCGAGACCTATGGCGTGCGCGCTCTCGCGGCCGAAGTGGCGGCCAAATTTGGGCTCGAATGGACCTTCATTGAGACGGAGTGCCCGCTCTGA
- a CDS encoding fatty acid CoA ligase family protein has protein sequence MTAPSANVARFLPRMAAQVPEHCAVKVPLGQGSDGTIRYRERSFAELERESNAVAHLLEQRGIRRGTRTLLMVKPGLDLIQLTFALFKVGAVPVVIDPGLGLKHFLRCVRHTQPEAIVGIPLAQAVRQVFRGSFKSVKRGLTVGGSFQKHVQQQAGRQADYHPVEARPDELAAILFTSGSTGPAKGVCYTHAMFDAQVRLIGRQYAIQPGEVDLPMLPVFALFNPAFGMTTIVPLMNPSRPATVDPAVIVRAIQQDQVTNSFGSPALWTKVVRHLEQTGDTLPSLRRILMAGAPVPPGLIQRLKRFLPNGEIHTPYGATECLPVASISGTEVLEETATQTATGAGTCVGRPLPEVEARIIDLHEGPLADWSTVRVLRPGQIGEIVVTGPSVTESYDRLPEKTAAAKIRDGQRIWHRMGDLGYRDVDGRLWFCGRMAERVETEHGTLYTDPIEAIFNQHPLVFRSALIGLGARPLQVPAIVIEPYDKLTPVLQERLETDLLAWAASHEKTRMIHKVFFFKPFPVDVRHNAKIHRLTLQKRFEQR, from the coding sequence ATGACCGCTCCCTCTGCCAATGTCGCTCGCTTTCTTCCCCGCATGGCTGCTCAGGTGCCTGAGCATTGCGCGGTAAAAGTGCCACTGGGGCAGGGGAGCGACGGCACCATCCGGTACCGGGAGCGCAGCTTCGCCGAGCTTGAGCGCGAGAGCAACGCGGTCGCCCATTTACTTGAGCAGCGTGGCATCCGGCGCGGCACCCGCACGCTGTTGATGGTCAAGCCGGGGCTGGACCTGATCCAGCTCACTTTCGCACTCTTCAAGGTCGGCGCGGTCCCGGTAGTGATCGACCCGGGCCTTGGGCTCAAACACTTCCTGCGCTGCGTGCGCCACACCCAGCCCGAGGCAATCGTCGGCATCCCGCTCGCGCAGGCCGTAAGGCAGGTCTTTCGCGGCAGTTTCAAGAGCGTGAAGCGCGGCTTGACGGTCGGCGGCAGTTTTCAAAAGCACGTGCAACAGCAAGCCGGACGACAAGCCGATTACCACCCGGTCGAGGCCCGACCCGATGAGCTGGCCGCGATCCTCTTCACCAGCGGCTCGACCGGCCCCGCCAAGGGGGTCTGCTACACGCATGCCATGTTCGACGCGCAGGTGCGGTTGATCGGGCGGCAATACGCGATCCAGCCCGGCGAGGTCGACCTGCCCATGCTGCCCGTCTTTGCTCTTTTTAATCCAGCGTTTGGCATGACGACGATCGTGCCGCTGATGAATCCTAGCCGCCCCGCGACGGTCGACCCGGCCGTGATCGTGCGGGCTATTCAACAGGATCAGGTCACCAATTCGTTCGGTTCGCCTGCCCTCTGGACCAAGGTGGTGCGGCATCTGGAGCAGACCGGTGATACGCTGCCCAGCCTGCGCCGTATTCTGATGGCGGGTGCGCCTGTCCCTCCCGGCCTGATCCAGCGGCTGAAGCGCTTCCTGCCCAATGGCGAAATTCACACCCCCTATGGAGCCACTGAGTGCCTGCCGGTCGCATCCATCAGCGGCACGGAGGTGCTGGAAGAAACGGCAACGCAAACGGCAACCGGCGCGGGCACTTGCGTGGGCAGACCGCTCCCGGAAGTTGAGGCACGCATTATTGATTTGCACGAAGGACCGCTGGCGGACTGGTCCACCGTGCGCGTGCTGCGTCCCGGGCAGATCGGTGAAATAGTCGTGACTGGCCCGAGCGTAACCGAGAGCTACGACCGCCTGCCCGAAAAGACGGCCGCAGCGAAGATCCGGGATGGCCAGCGCATCTGGCACCGCATGGGCGATCTCGGCTACCGCGACGTCGACGGGCGACTGTGGTTCTGCGGGCGCATGGCTGAGCGGGTGGAGACCGAGCACGGCACGCTGTACACGGACCCCATCGAGGCCATCTTCAACCAGCATCCGCTTGTCTTCCGCAGTGCCCTGATCGGCCTGGGTGCGCGGCCTCTGCAGGTCCCGGCCATCGTGATCGAGCCTTACGACAAGCTGACTCCCGTTTTGCAAGAGCGGCTGGAGACGGATCTGCTCGCCTGGGCCGCAAGCCACGAGAAGACGCGCATGATCCACAAGGTTTTCTTCTTCAAGCCCTTCCCGGTGGACGTGCGTCACAACGCCAAGATCCACCGCCTTACGCTGCAGAAACGCTTCGAGCAGCGTTAG
- a CDS encoding DUF4254 domain-containing protein gives MQAKVVDALVELQRERTVRWHEEKPQASLQEGLLALVEQNHLRNFLLWHEEDVARRDDLGAEAVYKAKRAIDGYNQQRNDFMEKIDQHFVDVLQPVTEGVPFNSETPGMMCDRLSILALKEFHMEEQTQRSDASPEHIEKCTHRLAVIRRQQADLGQALRELVREVREKQRSFRVYYQFKMYNDPSLNPELYRKAPQS, from the coding sequence ATGCAAGCGAAAGTCGTGGATGCGCTCGTGGAGCTGCAGCGGGAACGGACCGTGCGATGGCACGAAGAAAAACCGCAGGCCAGCCTGCAGGAGGGGCTGCTCGCGCTGGTGGAACAAAACCACCTGCGTAACTTCCTGCTCTGGCACGAGGAAGATGTGGCTCGTCGCGACGACCTCGGGGCCGAAGCCGTCTACAAGGCCAAGCGGGCCATCGATGGCTACAACCAGCAGCGCAACGACTTCATGGAGAAGATCGACCAGCATTTTGTCGACGTGCTCCAGCCGGTGACCGAGGGCGTGCCCTTCAACTCCGAAACGCCCGGCATGATGTGCGACCGCCTTTCCATCCTGGCCCTCAAGGAATTCCATATGGAGGAGCAGACGCAGCGATCTGACGCTTCGCCCGAGCACATCGAGAAGTGCACGCACCGCCTCGCCGTGATCCGCCGCCAGCAGGCCGACCTGGGGCAGGCCTTGCGCGAGCTGGTGCGCGAGGTGCGCGAAAAGCAGCGCAGCTTCCGCGTTTACTACCAGTTCAAGATGTACAACGATCCTTCGTTGAACCCCGAACTCTACCGCAAAGCTCCTCAGTCGTAG
- a CDS encoding pseudouridine synthase: MQESVRLQKYLAEQGVASRRNADRMILEGRVEVDGEVAEPGTKVIPGKSVVKLDGRRVLAKQRTHVTLALHKPKGYLCSHHDPHHQRTVFELLPLPLQKERLLIAGRLDLESEGLLILTNDGDLAQRLTHPTNRVIKRYRVELDRTFSDEDRGKLLNGISWEGERLKVERVITNTAKGPESGKRLEVHLDHGKKREIRRLFYALGYDVRYLQRFQIGQYSLKGLSAGAFQVLGRNEIRRLLS, from the coding sequence ATGCAAGAGTCCGTCCGTCTTCAGAAATACCTTGCCGAACAAGGGGTTGCCTCCCGTCGCAATGCCGACCGCATGATCCTGGAAGGTCGAGTGGAAGTGGACGGCGAGGTGGCCGAACCAGGCACGAAGGTGATCCCCGGCAAGTCGGTGGTGAAACTCGATGGCCGCCGCGTGCTCGCCAAGCAACGCACCCACGTCACCTTGGCGCTGCACAAGCCCAAGGGCTACCTCTGCAGTCACCACGACCCTCACCACCAGCGCACGGTATTTGAACTGCTGCCTCTGCCCCTGCAAAAGGAGCGCCTGCTGATCGCCGGTCGCCTGGACTTGGAGAGCGAGGGCTTGTTGATCCTGACCAACGATGGCGACCTGGCCCAGCGCCTGACCCACCCAACCAATCGGGTGATCAAGCGCTACCGGGTGGAGCTCGACCGGACCTTCTCCGATGAGGACCGCGGTAAGCTGCTCAACGGCATCAGCTGGGAAGGGGAACGCCTCAAGGTAGAGCGGGTGATCACCAACACGGCGAAGGGCCCTGAAAGCGGCAAGCGGCTGGAGGTGCACCTCGATCACGGTAAAAAACGTGAAATTCGCCGTCTTTTTTATGCACTGGGCTACGATGTGCGCTATCTTCAACGGTTTCAGATCGGCCAGTACTCCCTCAAGGGCCTCAGCGCCGGTGCTTTC
- a CDS encoding C1 family peptidase, whose translation MPLRLVALSILALISVSQGWAEAFPRGMPKEVDHRAKYAELIYGLENQGMRPSCLIFAVVTCLEFQHYQKTGQQLQLSEDYVLYHAYLDRNEDPFKAVQELGARDAGFNFSEIYGTIRQHGICTYERMPTTVGASSADLVKPDAAALRDARQRQKLHYKLLGNSEDPKAAMLAAMKALQEGQPVVMSAKWPASAGLSRAVLIDTQPPGPGHHAVALVGYQNETGKLEDTVFIFRNSWGRHWGVNGFGFISWSYLADNLDTFIAVSAP comes from the coding sequence ATGCCGCTCCGCTTGGTCGCCCTCTCCATTTTAGCCCTGATCTCTGTCTCGCAAGGCTGGGCGGAGGCATTCCCGCGTGGGATGCCAAAAGAGGTCGACCACCGCGCCAAGTATGCCGAGCTGATCTACGGGCTCGAAAATCAAGGCATGCGCCCCTCCTGTTTGATCTTTGCCGTCGTTACCTGTCTGGAATTCCAGCACTACCAGAAAACCGGTCAGCAGTTGCAGTTATCGGAAGATTACGTGCTCTACCACGCCTATCTCGACCGTAATGAAGACCCCTTCAAGGCGGTGCAGGAGCTGGGCGCGCGCGACGCCGGGTTCAACTTTTCCGAGATCTACGGCACGATCCGCCAGCATGGCATCTGCACTTATGAGCGTATGCCGACTACCGTCGGTGCCAGCTCGGCCGATCTCGTCAAGCCCGACGCCGCTGCGCTCCGCGACGCCCGGCAGCGCCAAAAGCTGCATTACAAGCTTCTGGGCAACTCCGAAGACCCCAAGGCCGCCATGCTCGCAGCGATGAAGGCCCTGCAGGAAGGCCAACCCGTTGTGATGTCAGCGAAATGGCCCGCCTCTGCCGGGCTGAGCCGTGCCGTGCTGATCGACACGCAGCCGCCCGGCCCAGGCCACCACGCCGTCGCCCTCGTCGGCTACCAGAATGAAACAGGCAAGCTGGAAGACACCGTCTTCATTTTTCGCAATAGCTGGGGCCGCCACTGGGGCGTGAACGGCTTCGGCTTTATCTCCTGGTCTTATCTGGCGGACAACCTCGATACCTTCATCGCGGTATCCGCACCGTAG
- a CDS encoding lysophospholipid acyltransferase family protein, translated as MSLVPTRDFPTGDYHSPADLKPRWWARPFPTLAFYAGVFRIVQWSKDLACHGEYGDERWIEASWYVCRQFEKCGAPLHIEGVEHFRDLPGPLVFIGNHMSTAETFMLGSLIGPHKPVTFVVKKSLVTYPLFGPVMRSRDPIVVGRENARDDLKIVLEGGEERLKRGRSLIVFPQRTRTVDFNPAEFNSIGVKLAKRAGATVIPVAVKTDAWGNGTKLKDFGPFDASKPVHVAFGEPLQVTGTGKEANETVIAFIQQKLAEWELEDAAWRERKK; from the coding sequence ATGTCCCTCGTTCCGACCCGCGATTTCCCGACTGGCGACTACCATTCGCCGGCCGACCTCAAGCCCCGCTGGTGGGCGCGTCCCTTTCCCACGCTCGCCTTCTACGCGGGTGTCTTCCGCATCGTGCAGTGGTCCAAGGATTTGGCCTGCCATGGGGAATATGGCGATGAGCGCTGGATCGAGGCCTCCTGGTATGTCTGCCGTCAGTTCGAGAAGTGTGGCGCACCGCTCCACATCGAAGGTGTCGAGCACTTCCGGGATCTTCCGGGTCCGCTTGTGTTTATCGGCAACCATATGAGCACGGCGGAGACGTTTATGCTCGGCTCCCTGATCGGCCCACACAAGCCGGTGACTTTCGTGGTGAAGAAGAGCCTGGTGACTTACCCGCTCTTCGGCCCCGTCATGCGTTCACGAGACCCTATCGTGGTGGGCCGCGAAAATGCGCGGGACGACCTCAAGATCGTGCTTGAAGGCGGTGAGGAGCGCCTGAAACGAGGGCGTTCGCTGATCGTCTTCCCGCAGCGGACCCGTACGGTCGACTTCAACCCCGCAGAATTCAATAGCATCGGGGTCAAGCTGGCCAAGCGCGCTGGCGCCACCGTGATCCCGGTTGCGGTCAAGACCGACGCCTGGGGCAACGGCACCAAGCTCAAAGACTTCGGGCCCTTCGACGCCAGCAAGCCCGTGCACGTGGCCTTCGGCGAGCCTCTGCAAGTCACAGGCACCGGCAAGGAAGCCAACGAAACGGTCATTGCCTTTATCCAGCAAAAGCTCGCCGAGTGGGAGTTGGAAGACGCCGCCTGGCGTGAGAGAAAAAAGTAG